A window from Saccharomyces cerevisiae S288C chromosome XIII, complete sequence encodes these proteins:
- a CDS encoding putative glutamine--fructose-6-phosphate transaminase (hypothetical protein; YMR084W and adjacent ORF YMR085W are merged in related strains, and together are paralogous to glutamine-fructose-6-phosphate amidotransferase GFA1): MCGIFGYCNFLIEKTRGEIIDTLIEGLQALEYKEYDSSGISIQGDELESLNIYKQTGKISSLKEEIDLYNLNKNLPFISHCGIAHTRRATHGGLRRANCHPHNSDPSNEFVVVHNGVITNFANLKALLMAKGYVFKSDTDTECIPKLYKHIYDTSIELGYNLDFHVLTNLVLKELEGSYGLLCTSSHFPDEVVAARKGSPLVIGVKGKTDMDVNFVEVEYLDQEEDYLKLNTQTKSSGNVLAAAPVKYNTCLRKSPPFVHNT, translated from the coding sequence ATGTGTGGCATTTTTGGCTAttgcaattttttaattgagAAGACAAGAGGAGAAATCATCGACACTTTAATCGAAGGGTTACAGGCATTGGAGTACAAGGAATATGACTCCAGTGGAATTTCGATCCAAGGTGATGAGCTGGAGTCTCTCAATATTTATAAGCAAACCGGTAAAATAAGCAGTTTGAAGGAAGAAATCGACCTTTACAATCTTAATAAGAACCTGCCCTTTATTTCGCATTGTGGCATTGCCCATACTAGGCGGGCAACACATGGAGGGCTAAGACGTGCAAATTGTCATCCACATAACTCAGATCCATCTAATGAATTTGTTGTGGTACACAACGGGGTTATTACCAACTTCGCTAATTTGAAAGCCTTATTGATGGCAAAGGGCTATGTGTTCAAAAGTGACACTGATACCGAATGTATTCCTAAACTGTACAAACACATTTATGATACAAGCATTGAACTCGGGTACAACCTCGATTTCCATGTATTAACAAATTTAGTACTTAAAGAATTGGAAGGCTCTTATGGTCTGCTATGCACTTCTTCTCATTTTCCCGATGAAGTGGTTGCCGCAAGAAAGGGTTCCCCGTTAGTTATTGGTGTTAAAGGTAAAACTGACATGGACGTAAACTTTGTCGAGGTGGAATATTTGgatcaagaagaagactACTTGAAGCTTAATACTCAAACCAAGAGTTCTGGTAATGTCTTGGCTGCCGCACCTGTAAAATATAACACTTGTTTAAGGAAGTCACCCCCCTTCGTTCACAATACCTGA
- the PDL32 gene encoding putative ADP-ribose 1''-phosphate phosphatase (Putative ADP-ribose-1''-monophosphatase; converts ADP-ribose-1''-monophosphate to ADP-ribose; may have a role in tRNA splicing; contains an A1pp domain) encodes MTGSLNRHSLLNGVKKMRIILCDTNEVVTNLWQESIPHAYIQNDKYLCIHHGHLQSLMDSMRKGDAIHHGHSYAIVSPGNSYGYLGGGFDKALYNYFGGKPFETWFRNQLGGRYHTVGSATVVDLQRCLEEKTIECRDGIRYIIHVPTVVAPSAPIFNPQNPLKTGFEPVFNAMWNALMHSPKDIDGLIIPGLCTGYAGVPPIISCKSMAFALRLYMAGDHISKELKNVLIMYYLQYPFEPFFPESCKIECQKLGIDIEMLKSFNVEKDAIELLIPRRILTLDL; translated from the coding sequence ATGACAGGATCTTTAAACAGACACTCACTTTTGAACGgggtaaaaaaaatgagaataATATTATGCGATACAAACGAAGTAGTTACCAATCTCTGGCAGGAATCTATACCCCATGcatatattcaaaatgataagtatctttgtattcatcaTGGGCACCTTCAATCTCTTATGGATTCAATGCGTAAAGGTGATGCAATCCATCATGGCCACTCTTACGCAATTGTTTCACCTGGTAACTCGTATGGCTATCTTGGAGGAGGGTTCGATAAAGCTTTGTATAATTATTTCGGGGGAAAGCCCTTTGAAACATGGTTCAGGAATCAGCTTGGAGGAAGATATCACACGGTCGGATCTGCTACAGTGGTTGACCTACAGCGATGTCTTGAAGAGAAAACAATTGAATGTAGAGATGGTATTAGGTATATTATTCATGTTCCGACCGTTGTAGCCCCATCAGCTCCTATATTTAATCCGCAGAATCCCCTCAAGACAGGGTTTGAACCGGTTTTCAACGCCATGTGGAATGCCTTGATGCATTCTCCAAAAGACATTGATGGTCTTATTATTCCTGGATTATGTACTGGGTATGCAGGTGTACCACCCATTATCAGTTGCAAGAGTATGGCCTTTGCGTTAAGACTATATATGGCGGGAGATCACATAAGcaaagaattgaaaaatgtgCTGATCATGTATTATTTGCAATATCCGTTTGAACCTTTTTTCCCGGAAAGTTGCAAAATAGAGTGCCAAAAACTAGGAATAGATATCGAAATGCTGAAATCCTTTAATGTAGAAAAAGATGCAATAGAATTGCTCATTCCTAGAAGGATTTTGACCTTGGATTTATAA
- the VBA1 gene encoding Vba1p (Permease of basic amino acids in vacuolar membrane; targeted to vacuole via AP-3 pathway), which yields MQTLDETSNLLPPPEEAEAPPLEQKFHEYNLALPKFPILFSLWLGSFLSSLDSTIVANIMNRVAEEFSESSKKQWIATSFLLTNTAFQPLYGKLSDITGRKSALLTAQFFFGLGCLLTCFARNVTEFSIARAICGIGAGGLNAISSIAVSDICTARERGVYQGYANIVFGFGQLLGAPLGGVFIETIGWRALFGIQVPVIMLCSVLAIKNINIKLFHVPPMKERYTLKNLSRIDIFGSLSLVATISGVLFLCSSQLNKLYLALFTIGSFIVFILVERYYATEKILPFELLTRSFCLSSAVTVISSFVVFGEIFRSPIYLQLLQNISVTKTGLFLIFPSISVAVGSLVTGWVLRNTKINLAHCAYQIIFGGMIMQLLGLGLGYFLLSHLNPDYTIYDMLESITFRSNSIWWKLIYVFASVLVSFGYACLLVATLVSIVFTVEKSQQGTMTGVFYLWRSIGNVLGASLTLVSYENSLSSMLWNYMFKTKRDDEYHFTKKQYYSLINDSSYLRGPNFPTDIFVRILDVYKKAFLISYIPNIALAAVGIVLSLYLVKHTYKRSSSS from the coding sequence ATGCAAACACTAGACGAGACTTCAAATCTACTCCCTCCACCtgaggaagctgaagcCCCTCCCTTggaacaaaaatttcatgaATATAATTTGGCCTTACCTAAGTTTCCCATTTTGTTTTCGCTATGGTTGGGTAGTTTTTTGAGTTCCTTGGATAGCACTATTGTCGCAAATATAATGAATAGAGTTGCTGAGGAATTCTCTGAATCAAGTAAAAAGCAATGGATTGCGACgagttttcttttgacaAATACGGCTTTCCAACCACTATATGGGAAGCTTTCTGATATAACAGGGCGGAAGTCAGCATTATTAACCgctcaatttttttttggcctTGGGTGCTTATTAACATGTTTTGCCAGAAACGTCACGGAATTCTCAATAGCAAGAGCCATATGTGGTATTGGTGCAGGAGGATTGAATGCTATTAGTAGCATTGCTGTTAGTGACATATGTACAGCAAGAGAAAGGGGCGTTTACCAGGGATATGCGAATATTGTTTTCGGGTTTGGTCAATTACTAGGTGCTCCGTTGGGTGGTGTATTTATAGAAACCATTGGATGGAGGGCTCTTTTTGGTATCCAAGTACCCGTGATAATGTTGTGCTCGGTATTAGCAATCAAAAACATTAATATTAAGCTATTCCATGTTCCTCCTATGAAAGAAAGATATACCTTAAAGAATCTGTCACGGATAGATATATTTGGCTCATTAAGCCTGGTGGCGACCATTAGTGgagttttatttttgtgcTCTAGCCAGTTGAACAAGTTGTATTTAGCATTGTTTACCATTGGTAgctttattgtttttatcCTGGTTGAACGTTATTACGCGACTGAGAAAATTTTACCATTCGAACTATTGACTCGCTCATTCTGTTTGAGCTCAGCGGTAACGGTtatatcttcatttgtTGTATTTGGTGAAATCTTTAGGTCACCAATCTATTTACAATtgcttcaaaatattaGTGTAACAAAGACTGGCctctttttgattttcccCTCTATATCAGTTGCAGTCGGATCATTGGTAACAGGATGGGTATTGCGGAATACGAAAATTAACCTAGCACACTGTGCAtatcaaatcatttttGGTGGTATGATAATGCAGCTATTGGGTTTGGGATTGGGCTATTTCCTACTTTCACACTTGAATCCTGACTACACCATATATGATATGCTTGAGTCTATTACATTCAGATCTAACTCAATATGGTGGAAATTGATATATGTGTTTGCATCAGTCCTTGTGTCCTTTGGTTACGCTTGTCTATTAGTGGCCACGTTAGTAAGCATCGTATTCACCGTCGAAAAATCACAGCAAGGAACCATGACTGGTGTTTTCTATTTGTGGAGATCCATTGGTAACGTTCTTGGTGCCTCTTTAACTTTAGTGTCCTATGAGAATAGCCTGTCGTCCATGTTATGGAATTATATGTTCAAAACCAAGCGTGATGACGAATATCACTTCACCAAAAAGCAGTACTACTCCCTTATCAATGATTCGAGTTACTTGAGAGGGCCCAATTTTCCAACGGATATATTTGTTCGCATTCTTGATGTCTACAAAAAGGCATTCCTGATTTCCTATATTCCAAATATAGCCCTGGCAGCAGTGGGAATTGTTTTATCGTTATATCTGGTGAAACATACTTACAAACGTAGTTcaagttcttga
- the SEG1 gene encoding Seg1p (Component of eisosome required for proper eisosome assembly; precedes Pil1p/Lsp1p during eisosome formation, controls eisosome length and shape; diffusely distributed, forms heterogeneous patches at plasma membrane in small buds, also found in medium and large buds; expression repressed by cAMP; similar to A. gossypii SEG gene and to S. pombe Sle1p, important for generating eisosomes; SEG1 has a paralog, SEG2, that arose from the whole genome duplication), with protein sequence MFRRRTTAPEMEQADPTAVAAAASIGKLLMKKGNQSDNEQRPTYRSASMTNLRKPSAPKRMSSISSISSESRRSDGKGRPGKINSLTQRSSMGKGDSLNSPLTKEPQHKTRSHNRTSSLPNQRGQQSRNSSGLQRQKSKTHQRISYDEAQRTFKDFGGPQARGILTGQHRTENPSGSIPLRTTRKYIPGPNGLVAIEVPVEKPSNANTSKLLRRSNSAHSALNARNGSLLRKKVSQESLHSQPKKTSSLGNTSSTQAKKGQKAVQERNLAKKHPINSNVPLIETQVREETDQELKLDNSNSSESETVVNSENNLEKPSSLNIEKDDLSKLIHENIELESFIEEKGKEKPLNSDQEDVFISEKTVKGDVQWPKNNRQASTLEKTFNYDNEEKREGNKPVAEHPLPEAEVDDKSVEQLNNISSSGSYSAQGSVENSKPENGNKNLENDTTSSPTQDLDEKSRSIEEKDTLEGTESSKKVEKPDNCCEKISGANTSSKKGNVGDTKDEFFDTVEESDQKTSKSNSSKNTDHSNQTEPTPSLAQYLRTSNTYLSRKNQSKQAEQEKFHKPEAPMVPVTKVVTPIKSALKKSSGSSNHDSSMYSDNSPANGAYLSLTTAENTRLNAQMTMSDSVSRRASLKRSSIKRPQSVGQFRSIRSNSPSPPEKINNKRHSAIPLGTPEKGKPKRNSVMASLSKNSQQIQEPASVYESNGPNKPKNQINKNIKRGSQIAQNNKPSTKDMNSILYPKEPPPRKSSFEKTRSNESHLGFKKLSLRNGNFEEALSESYNGQASQNSTNVNRTDTAQEFFKYLGHSSRFADSDSEDESQFFNQGPSKYNTETEGNKTSGNKNSNGGNGAFSLFKSKSKQKENNVVSPGVSSPNHTTTDPAITSKKVDKKFSGLSLRAASEAEPAKNSNPSMTNRLRFSSNPENGESRLPQAQEVSVTKEKKGSFGKKLKKIFGRKK encoded by the coding sequence ATgtttagaagaagaacaactGCACCAGAAATGGAACAGGCGGACCCGACAGCAGTGGCAGCTGCAGCAAGTATCGGTAAattattaatgaagaaggGTAATCAATCTGATAACGAACAAAGGCCGACCTATCGATCCGCTTCGATGACAAACTTAAGAAAACCTTCTGCCCCCAAAAGAATGTCTTCTATTTCTAGTATATCATCGGAATCTAGAAGGAGCGATGGTAAAGGTCGTCCCGGGAAAATAAACAGCCTTACCCAACGGTCATCAATGGGGAAGGGAGATTCATTAAATTCTCCTTTAACGAAGGAACCGCAGCACAAAACTAGGTCTCACAATAGAACTTCGAGTCTCCCTAACCAGAGAGGTCAGCAAAGCAGAAACAGTTCTGGTTTACAACGTCAAAAGTCCAAAACACACCAAAGAATAAGCTATGATGAGGCTCAACGTACGTTCAAGGATTTTGGCGGACCACAGGCCAGAGGAATTTTAACGGGACAACACCGTACTGAAAATCCTAGCGGGTCTATTCCTTTGAGGACTACGCGAAAGTATATTCCTGGGCCCAACGGGCTGGTTGCAATTGAGGTCCCCGTTGAAAAACCAAGCAATGCCAATACTTCTAAATTGCTAAGGCGTTCCAACTCTGCCCACAGTGCCTTGAATGCAAGAAATGGTTCacttttaagaaaaaaagtatcgCAGGAATCTTTACATTCTCAACCAAAGAAGACTTCGTCTTTAGGGAATACATCAAGTACACAAGCAAAAAAAGGCCAAAAGGCGGTTCAGGAGAGAAATCTTGCCAAGAAACATccaataaattcaaatgtTCCTCTCATTGAAACACAAGTTCGTGAAGAAACAGACCAAGAGTTGAAACTTGATAATTCTAACTCTTCCGAATCCGAAACAGTAGTCAATAGCGAAAATAATCTAGAAAAACCTTCTTCACtaaacattgaaaaagatgatcTAAGCAAACTAATACATGAAAACATTGAGTTAGAAAgttttattgaagaaaaagggaagGAAAAACCTTTAAATTCTGATCAAGAAGATGTTTTCATAAGCGAAAAAACTGTAAAAGGCGATGTACAATGGCCAAAAAATAACCGTCAAGCATCTACTCTTGAGAAAACTTTTAATTACGACAACGAAGAGAAGAGGGAGGGGAATAAACCAGTAGCAGAACATCCTCTTCCGGAGGCCGAAGTGGATGACAAGTCGGTTGAACAACTGAACAACATTTCTTCTAGCGGCAGTTATTCGGCCCAAGGATCAGTTGAAAACTCCAAACCAGAAAATGGCAATAAAAATCTAGAGAATGACACAACATCGTCTCCCACACAAGACCTTGATGAAAAATCCCGCTCAATAGAAGAGAAGGATACCTTGGAAGGGACCGagagttcaaaaaaagttgaaaagcCAGACAATTGTTGTGAGAAAATTTCTGGTGCTAAtacttcttccaaaaaaggGAATGTTGGCGATACTAAGGATGAATTCTTCGATACAGTAGAAGAAAGCGATCAGAAAACGAGCAAGTCGAATTCCTCCAAGAACACCGATCATTCTAATCAAACAGAACCAACGCCTTCTTTGGCTCAGTATTTAAGGACCTCAAATACCTACCTTTCTCGAAAAAACCAATCGAAACAAGCTGAGCAAGAAAAGTTTCACAAGCCTGAAGCTCCTATGGTTCCTGTAACGAAAGTAGTTACACCAATCAAATCTGCTCTTAAAAAATCGTCAGGATCGTCCAACCATGACTCATCCATGTACTCTGATAACTCTCCCGCCAATGGCGCATACCTGTCTCTTACGACTGCTGAAAATACGAGATTAAATGCTCAAATGACGATGTCCGACAGCGTATCACGCAGAGCAAGTTTAAAACGATCTTCTATAAAAAGACCTCAGTCAGTAGGCCAGTTCAGAAGCATCAGATCAAATTCGCCTTCTCCCCcagagaaaataaacaataaaCGCCATTCTGCTATACCCCTAGGAACCCCAGAGAAGGGtaaaccaaaaagaaattcgGTTATGGCTTCTCTGTCTAAAAATTCGCAGCAAATTCAAGAGCCCGCAAGTGTATATGAGTCAAATGGCCCAAATAAACCTAAAAACCAAATCAATAAGAATATAAAGAGAGGATCACAGATCGCGCAAAACAATAAACCTTCAACGAAGGACATGAATAGTATTTTGTACCCCAAAGAACCACCTCCTCGCAAATCTAGTTTTGAGAAGACGAGAAGCAATGAATCCCATCTCGGATTTAAAAAGCTTTCTTTGAGAAATGGTAATTTTGAGGAGGCATTGAGTGAAAGCTATAATGGGCAAGCTAGCCAGAATAGCACAAATGTGAATCGAACCGATACAGCACAggagtttttcaaatatttgggTCATTCATCAAGATTTGCGGATTCAGACTCAGAAGATGAGTCccaatttttcaaccaAGGCCCATCAAAATACAACACAGAAACAGAAGGCAATAAAACCAGCGGTAACAAAAATAGTAATGGTGGTAACGGTGCTTTTTCGCTTTTCAAGAGCAAAAGTAagcaaaaggaaaataatgtGGTTTCCCCTGGAGTCTCAAGTCCTAATCATACTACCACCGATCCTGCCATTACAAGTAAAAAGGTGGACAAGAAATTCAGCGGGTTATCTTTAAGAGCTGCCAGTGAAGCTGAACCtgcaaaaaattcaaaccCTTCGATGACCAATAGGTTACGCTTCTCTAGTAATCCAGAGAACGGCGAAAGCAGGCTCCCACAAGCACAGGAAGTCAGCgttacaaaagaaaagaagggTAGTTTCGGcaaaaaactgaaaaaaatctttggTAGAAAGAAATAG
- the ADH3 gene encoding alcohol dehydrogenase ADH3 (Mitochondrial alcohol dehydrogenase isozyme III; involved in the shuttling of mitochondrial NADH to the cytosol under anaerobic conditions and ethanol production) → MLRTSTLFTRRVQPSLFSRNILRLQSTAAIPKTQKGVIFYENKGKLHYKDIPVPEPKPNEILINVKYSGVCHTDLHAWHGDWPLPVKLPLVGGHEGAGVVVKLGSNVKGWKVGDLAGIKWLNGSCMTCEFCESGHESNCPDADLSGYTHDGSFQQFATADAIQAAKIQQGTDLAEVAPILCAGVTVYKALKEADLKAGDWVAISGAAGGLGSLAVQYATAMGYRVLGIDAGEEKEKLFKKLGGEVFIDFTKTKNMVSDIQEATKGGPHGVINVSVSEAAISLSTEYVRPCGTVVLVGLPANAYVKSEVFSHVVKSINIKGSYVGNRADTREALDFFSRGLIKSPIKIVGLSELPKVYDLMEKGKILGRYVVDTSK, encoded by the coding sequence ATGTTGAGAACGTCAACATTGTTCACCAGGCGTGTCCAACCAAGCCTATTTTCTAGAAACATTCTTAGATTGCAATCCACAGCTGCAATCCCTAAGACTCAAAAAGGTGTCATCTTTTATGAGAATAAGGGGAAGCTGCATTACAAAGATATCCCTGTCCCCGAGCCTAAGCcaaatgaaattttaatCAACGTTAAATATTCTGGTGTATGTCACACCGATTTACATGCTTGGCACGGCGATTGGCCATTACCTGTTAAACTACCATTAGTAGGTGGTCATGAAGGTGCTGGTGTAGTTGTCAAACTAGGTTCCAATGTCAAGGGCTGGAAAGTCGGTGATTTAGCAGGTATCAAATGGCTGAACGGTTCTTGTATGACATGCGAATTCTGTGAATCAGGTCATGAATCAAATTGTCCAGATGCTGATTTATCTGGTTACACTCATGATGGTTCTTTCCAACAATTTGCGACCGCTGATGCTATTCAAGCCGCCAAAATTCAACAGGGTACCGACTTGGCCGAAGTAGCCCCAATATTATGTGCTGGTGTTACTGTATATAAAGCACTAAAAGAGGCAGACTTGAAAGCTGGTGACTGGGTTGCCATCTCTGGTGCTGCAGGTGGCTTGGGTTCCTTGGCCGTTCAATATGCAACTGCGATGGGTTACAGAGTTCTAGGTATTGATGCAGGtgaggaaaaggaaaaacttttcaagaaattggGGGGTGAAGTATTCATCGACTTTACTAAAACAAAGAATATGGTTTCTGACATTCAAGAAGCTACCAAAGGTGGCCCTCATGGTGTCATTAACGTTTCCGTTTCTGAAGCCGCTATTTCTCTATCTACGGAATATGTTAGACCATGTGGTACCGTCGTTTTGGTTGGTTTGCCCGCTAACGCCTACGTTAAATCAGAGGTATTCTCTCATGTGGTGAAGTCCATCAATATCAAGGGTTCTTATGTTGGTAACAGAGCTGATACGAGAGAAGCCTTAGACTTCTTTAGCAGAGGTTTGATCAAATCACCAATCAAAATTGTTGGATTATCTGAATTACCAAAGGTTTATGACTTGATGGAAAAGGGCAAGATTTTGGGTAGATACGTCGTCGATACTAGTAAATAA
- a CDS encoding uncharacterized protein (hypothetical protein; YMR085W and adjacent ORF YMR084W are merged in related strains, and together are paralogous to glutamine-fructose-6-phosphate amidotransferase GFA1), producing the protein MEFYLSSDCASLARYVSKVVYLEDNDIAHIYDGELHIHCSKIGSEDFSFRTVQKLELELSKIKKGPYDNFMQKEIYEQCETTKNVMRGRVDAFTNRVVLGGLENWLTELRRAKRIIMIASKASFHSCLAARPIFEELMEVPVNVELALDFVDRNCCIFRNDVCIFVSRSGETTDTINALNYCIKKEAVTIGVVNCSGSSISRFTHCGVHTNTGPEKGIATTKSYTSQYIALVMIALWMSEDLVSKIERRKEIIQALTIVPSQIKEVLELEPLIIELCDKKLKQHDTFLLLGRGYQFASALEGASKMKEISYVHSESILTNELGHRVLAVASDNPPIIAFATKDAFSPKIASCIDQIIERKGNPIIICNKGHKIWEQDKQKGNVVTLEVPQTVDCLQGILNVIPLQLISYWLAIKKDIGVDLPRDSAMSAPDI; encoded by the coding sequence ATGGAATTCTATTTGTCATCCGATTGTGCATCACTAGCGCGGTATGTGAGTAAAGTAGTATATTTGGAGGATAATGATATTGCCCATATCTATGATGGGGAGCTTCATATCCATTGTTCTAAAATTGGTTCCGAGGACTTTTCATTTAGAACAGTTCAAAAATTAGAATTGGAGTTGtccaaaatcaaaaaaggCCCTTACGATAATTTTATGCAAAAGGAAATATACGAGCAGTGtgaaacaacaaaaaatgtCATGAGAGGAAGAGTTGACGCCTTTACAAACAGAGTAGTTTTGGGAGGACTAGAAAATTGGTTGACAGAATTGAGAAGAGCAAAACGAATAATAATGATTGCATCCAAGGCCTCCTTCCATTCATGCCTAGCTGCCCGTCCCATCTTTGAGGAGTTAATGGAAGTTCCAGTAAACGTTGAATTGGCCTTGGATTTTGTTGACCGCAATTGTTGCATTTTCAGGAACGATGTTTGCATATTTGTTTCTCGAAGTGGGGAGACAACTGATACAATTAATGCTTTGAACTACTGTATCAAAAAAGAGGCAGTCACAATCGGGGTAGTTAATTGCAGCGGTTCCTCTATCTCAAGATTTACACATTGCGGTGTTCATACAAACACAGGCCCCGAGAAAGGTATTGCAACAACCAAGTCTTATACTTCTCAATACATCGCTTTAGTCATGATTGCCCTATGGATGTCGGAAGATTTGGTGTCTAAAATAGAAAGGaggaaagaaataattcAAGCCTTAACTATAGTCCCAAGCCAAATAAAAGAAGTTTTGGAGCTTGAACCATTGATTATTGAATTGTGTGACAAGAAACTAAAACAGCATGATacatttttgcttttaggAAGAGGTTACCAATTTGCCTCTGCTTTGGAAGGCGCCTCGAagatgaaagaaatttcttaCGTGCATTCTGAAAGTATTCTTACCAACGAGCTAGGACACAGAGTCCTAGCTGTGGCATCTGATAATCCGCCAATTATCGCCTTTGCGACAAAGGATGCTTTTTCGCCCAAAATCGCGTCTTGCATTGACCAAATAATAGAAAGGAAGGGCAATCCGATTATCATTTGTAACAAGGGGCATAAGATATGGGAGCAAGacaaacaaaaaggaaacgTTGTTACACTCGAGGTACCCCAAACCGTAGATTGTCTCCAAGGGATACTTAACGTTATTCCTTTACAATTAATTTCTTACTGGTTAGCGATCAAGAAAGACATCGGAGTTGATTTGCCAAGGGACTCGGCGATGTCGGCCCCggatatataa
- a CDS encoding uncharacterized protein (hypothetical protein; conserved among S. cerevisiae strains; YMR082C is not an essential gene), with translation MTIAEITIRQKFSYPFLFGNVLGHPWPRNVPRKEIKMLLFRTANNSFPGFLLIFTRKRRNLPKQRDNEIPRTRALETYLRVFSAARKQREADATASFWRLVTSASRSHYHMWPIKRII, from the coding sequence ATGACTATCGCTGAAATAACTATAAGACAAAAGTTCTCTTACCCCTTTTTATTTGGCAATGTTTTAGGTCATCCGTGGCCAAGAAATGTGCCAAGGAAGGAAATTAAAATGCTTTTATTTCGAACCGCAAATAATAGTTTCCCCGGATTTTTACTTATTTTTACGAGAAAGCGAAGGAACTTACCAAAACAACGTGACAACGAAATTCCCCGCACACGCGCATTAGAAACATATCTACGGGTTTTCTCTGCCGCTAGAAAACAGCGCGAGGCAGATGCCACCGCCTCGTTCTGGCGGCTCGTAACATCTGCTTCGAGAAGCCATTACCATATGTGGCCCATCAAGCGGATTATCTAG